In Leptodesmis sichuanensis A121, the following are encoded in one genomic region:
- the ald gene encoding alanine dehydrogenase gives MEIGVPKETKDQEFRVGLSPSSVRALTEQGHAVFVEANAGSGAGFSDEDYIQAGATIVTEAKAAWNRDLVVKVKEPLEPEYEFLQKGQMLFTYLHLAADRRLTEHLLNSGAIAIAYETVELPDKRLPLLAPMSVIAGRLSVQFGARYLERQQGGRGVLLGGIPGVKPGKVVILGGGVVGTEAARIAVGMGAQVTILDISVDRLSYLESILGSRVELLHSSTAQIEAVVPEADLLVGAVLVLAQKAPVLVSRELVKQMRTGSVIVDVAVDQGGCIETVRPTSHSHPTYLEEGVVHYGVPNMPGAVPWTATQALNNSTLPYVLKLANFGLAALDKDPVLAKGLNVQNNHLIHPAVQQVFPDLVG, from the coding sequence ATGGAAATTGGTGTCCCCAAGGAAACAAAAGATCAGGAGTTCCGGGTCGGCTTGAGTCCCAGTAGTGTTCGGGCGTTGACTGAACAGGGCCATGCGGTTTTTGTAGAAGCCAATGCCGGCTCAGGGGCAGGCTTCTCAGATGAAGACTATATCCAGGCTGGAGCAACGATCGTCACGGAGGCCAAAGCTGCCTGGAACCGGGATTTAGTCGTCAAGGTAAAAGAGCCTCTGGAACCAGAGTATGAGTTTTTGCAGAAGGGACAGATGTTGTTTACCTATCTCCATCTGGCCGCCGATCGCCGCTTAACTGAACACCTGCTGAACTCTGGCGCGATCGCGATCGCCTATGAAACCGTGGAGCTACCCGATAAGCGCCTGCCTTTGCTGGCTCCCATGAGCGTGATTGCCGGACGGCTTTCTGTGCAATTTGGTGCCCGTTACCTGGAGCGGCAGCAAGGTGGACGGGGAGTTTTGCTGGGCGGCATTCCTGGAGTCAAACCCGGAAAAGTAGTGATTTTGGGGGGAGGTGTGGTAGGCACCGAGGCGGCCCGGATCGCTGTGGGCATGGGTGCTCAGGTTACGATTCTGGACATCAGTGTCGATCGCCTATCCTACCTGGAATCCATTTTGGGTTCCCGTGTGGAATTGTTACATAGCAGCACAGCGCAAATAGAAGCCGTCGTCCCAGAAGCTGATCTGCTGGTGGGGGCGGTGTTGGTGTTGGCCCAAAAAGCTCCCGTGTTAGTTTCTCGTGAGTTGGTGAAGCAGATGCGCACCGGATCGGTAATCGTTGATGTGGCTGTAGATCAGGGAGGATGCATTGAAACGGTGCGGCCCACCTCTCACTCCCATCCCACCTACTTAGAGGAAGGTGTGGTTCACTATGGAGTGCCGAATATGCCGGGAGCCGTCCCCTGGACTGCCACTCAGGCACTTAATAATAGTACTTTGCCCTACGTTCTGAAACTGGCTAATTTTGGGTTGGCGGCCCTGGACAAGGATCCAGTTTTGGCCAAAGGCTTGAATGTCCAAAATAACCACCTGATTCACCCTGCCGTGCAACAGGTCTTTCCTGATTTAGTGGGCTAG
- the yidD gene encoding membrane protein insertion efficiency factor YidD yields the protein MKHILIGLVKGYRTFISPLYLPTCRFQPTCSQYAIEAIDQHGVLKGSWLAACRICRCHPFHPGGYDPVPPVCNSPEEKG from the coding sequence ATGAAGCATATATTAATTGGTTTAGTGAAAGGCTATCGGACGTTTATCTCGCCCCTGTATTTGCCGACCTGTCGGTTTCAGCCGACTTGTTCGCAGTATGCGATCGAGGCTATTGATCAGCACGGCGTATTGAAAGGAAGCTGGTTAGCTGCCTGCCGAATTTGCCGTTGTCATCCCTTTCATCCCGGTGGCTACGATCCCGTTCCTCCAGTGTGTAATTCCCCAGAAGAGAAAGGCTGA
- a CDS encoding aldehyde dehydrogenase — MMIAQATETPISTLLQQQRSFFSTGQTKDLNFRLAQLQRLKQAIIDRQDAILQAVKSDLGRPAFEGYFEIGTLGEINLALKQLKSWVKPRRVPTSIEQFPASAWIQPEPLGVVLIIGPWNYPFQLMISPLVGAIAAGNCAILKPSEHAPQTSTVITALIRSTFDPSYVAVVEGDAAVSQALLAEKFDHIFFTGGTAIGKVVMEAAAKHLTPVTLELGGKSPCIVDADINLEQTAKRIAWGKFINAGQTCIAPDYLLVDREIKSPLLNQIKQAVQEFYGENPATSPDYGRIINQRHLSRLTTFLNNGTCILGGQVDETSRYIAPTILDDVSWQDPIMQEEIFGPILPVLTYDSLDEAIVRINERPKPLALYFFSRDSQKQQQILQSTSSGGVCLNDTIMQVGVWGLPFGGVGDSGMGSYHGKASFDTFSHQKSILKRSTWFDLGWRYAPYKPERLNQIKRIVTG; from the coding sequence ATGATGATTGCTCAAGCGACAGAAACCCCAATTTCCACTCTGCTTCAACAGCAACGATCGTTTTTCAGCACCGGACAGACGAAAGACTTGAACTTTCGGTTAGCACAACTACAACGGTTAAAGCAGGCTATTATCGATCGCCAGGATGCCATTCTGCAAGCCGTGAAGTCAGATCTGGGCCGTCCTGCCTTTGAAGGCTACTTTGAAATTGGCACTTTAGGGGAAATTAACCTGGCGCTGAAGCAACTCAAGTCCTGGGTTAAACCTCGCCGCGTTCCTACCTCGATCGAGCAGTTTCCGGCCTCCGCCTGGATTCAGCCTGAACCACTGGGAGTGGTGCTGATTATTGGCCCCTGGAACTACCCCTTTCAACTGATGATTTCTCCGTTGGTGGGTGCGATCGCTGCGGGCAACTGTGCCATTTTGAAACCCTCAGAACACGCTCCTCAAACATCAACTGTGATCACGGCGTTAATTCGCTCCACTTTTGATCCTAGCTATGTGGCTGTTGTGGAGGGTGATGCGGCTGTCAGTCAGGCATTGCTGGCCGAAAAGTTTGATCACATCTTTTTCACCGGAGGAACGGCGATCGGCAAAGTGGTCATGGAAGCGGCTGCCAAACACCTGACTCCAGTAACGCTGGAACTGGGTGGCAAAAGTCCCTGCATTGTAGATGCGGATATCAACCTGGAACAAACGGCAAAACGGATCGCCTGGGGAAAATTTATCAATGCTGGACAGACCTGCATTGCACCAGATTATTTGCTGGTCGATCGCGAGATTAAATCTCCGCTGCTGAATCAGATTAAACAAGCAGTGCAAGAGTTTTATGGAGAAAACCCGGCCACCAGTCCAGATTATGGCCGGATTATTAACCAGCGCCATCTGTCTCGCCTGACGACTTTTTTAAACAACGGAACTTGTATTCTCGGTGGGCAAGTCGATGAAACCAGTCGGTATATTGCACCCACAATCCTGGATGACGTGAGCTGGCAAGACCCAATCATGCAGGAGGAAATTTTTGGCCCAATTCTGCCCGTCTTAACCTATGACAGCTTGGATGAGGCGATCGTCCGCATCAACGAACGTCCTAAACCGTTAGCCCTCTACTTCTTTAGCCGGGATTCCCAGAAACAGCAGCAGATTTTGCAGTCTACCTCTTCTGGAGGAGTATGCCTGAACGACACCATTATGCAGGTTGGAGTCTGGGGATTGCCCTTTGGTGGAGTGGGGGATAGTGGCATGGGCAGTTATCACGGTAAGGCGAGTTTTGATACCTTTTCTCACCAAAAGAGCATTCTGAAGCGATCGACCTGGTTCGATCTGGGTTGGCGCTATGCTCCCTACAAGCCAGAACGACTAAACCAAATTAAACGAATTGTGACGGGATAG
- the rpsD gene encoding 30S ribosomal protein S4, translating to MSRYRGPRLRIVRRLGDLPGLTRKSARRAYPPGQHGQARKKRSEYAVRLEEKQKLRFNYGLSERQLLRYVRKARRASGSTGQVLLQLLEMRLDNTVFRLGMAPTIPAARQLVNHGHVTVNGRVVDIPSYNCRPGDVISVRDQERSRKMVETNLQYPGLANLPSHLEFDKSKLVGKVNGVVEREWVALQINELLVVEYYSRQA from the coding sequence ATGTCGCGATATCGAGGTCCGCGCCTCCGGATTGTCCGCCGCCTGGGAGATCTCCCCGGCCTGACCCGTAAATCAGCCCGTCGGGCTTATCCACCTGGACAACATGGTCAGGCCCGCAAAAAGCGTTCTGAATATGCGGTGCGTCTGGAGGAAAAACAAAAACTTCGGTTTAACTATGGGTTAAGTGAACGTCAGTTGCTTCGTTATGTACGAAAGGCACGACGGGCCTCTGGTTCTACCGGACAGGTGCTGTTACAACTGCTGGAAATGCGGTTAGACAATACTGTTTTCCGGTTGGGGATGGCTCCTACCATCCCAGCCGCCCGCCAACTGGTGAATCATGGTCATGTGACCGTTAACGGACGAGTCGTAGACATTCCCAGCTACAACTGCCGTCCCGGTGATGTGATCAGCGTGCGTGATCAGGAACGTTCTCGCAAAATGGTGGAAACGAACCTGCAATATCCTGGTCTGGCCAACCTGCCCAGTCACCTGGAATTCGATAAATCCAAACTGGTGGGCAAAGTTAATGGTGTGGTAGAGCGCGAGTGGGTGGCTCTCCAAATTAACGAACTACTGGTGGTTGAGTACTACTCCCGTCAGGCGTAA
- the smpB gene encoding SsrA-binding protein SmpB, whose amino-acid sequence MADNSNGFKIVSDNRQARFLYEILETYEAGIELLGTEVKSIRAGKVNLKDGFALIRNGEALLMNVHISPHHTTSQVFNHDPRRTRKLLLHRDEIRKLTGKVEQQGLTLVPLKMYLKRGWVKVDIALARGKKLHDKREDVRKRQDQRDMQRALKNR is encoded by the coding sequence ATGGCTGATAACAGTAATGGATTTAAGATCGTTAGCGATAATCGACAGGCCCGGTTCCTGTACGAGATTCTGGAGACTTATGAGGCAGGCATCGAGTTGTTGGGGACGGAGGTGAAGTCAATTCGAGCAGGTAAGGTGAATCTCAAGGATGGGTTTGCCCTCATTCGGAATGGGGAAGCGTTGCTGATGAACGTTCACATTTCGCCACACCATACCACCAGTCAAGTCTTTAACCATGACCCCCGTCGCACTCGCAAGCTATTGCTACATCGCGATGAAATTCGCAAGCTAACGGGTAAGGTGGAGCAACAGGGACTGACGCTGGTGCCGTTGAAGATGTATCTCAAGCGGGGGTGGGTCAAGGTAGACATTGCCCTGGCAAGAGGTAAGAAGCTACATGATAAACGAGAAGATGTCCGCAAACGGCAGGATCAGCGGGATATGCAGCGAGCATTGAAAAATCGATAA
- a CDS encoding FAD-dependent oxidoreductase, with protein MKEQASAEQKVVSQELSPSDRPSVAEQVPSQGQHKASGTKGQQGGKRRRGRLLGRVAIALGKLGSGLGDSISQISRQGFRGHSIWLLSLAAAAFSFIIGQGLGGFLGGIPRSPGFSFFSSGPWQQASIIRPQLSPLPAPKETWKCEVVVVGGSLGGIAAASHAMQSGATTCLIELTPWLGGQITSQGVSALDESQMLRYEETLSQSWTEFKAAIAQQPVQLPAWTNLPPGRKAADVNSCWVGMLCFPPQAGVVASQQLLQAALKKSPASRWSTSTAFKGAEFDATGQEITAIYAVRRIPRNPNYKPKGRFSSEISNWYSWDSDSEFEKVPIRLQPPAGQRLLVIDATDTAELVGWAGIPHRLGSDSLATTGEINASRKDNSDCTQAFTYPFILAIRDDQGASIKALERLESEYPKEEHRSDYDLQGFPMFYGHSFFNYRRIVSTVPDDPRTADPRPGDMTMVNWNRGNDWTFMDPPLILTAEQIDQSGQRKNWMGGLSAVALRHAENHALLFAHWLIEKYGKEKPLSYLSGEESLLGTESGLSMVPYIREGRRLAGRRAYDQREFAIREADLRVDMPGGRDFSKTAIARIHYSIDIHGCRYRSPAELEGEAASAGTLENNVRPTLVPLEALIPQGVNNLLMGGKGIAVTHIANGMTRIHQSEWHIGAAAGAIAGWIAVRPQLHLTPADIPRKRLMAQIRQHLTKQGLGLDWHDESRPAAKPGSSPAPNKVSVHRPPVEAPHLSAYESEDASEEEN; from the coding sequence GTGAAAGAACAGGCATCGGCTGAGCAAAAAGTAGTTAGTCAGGAACTGTCTCCGTCTGATCGTCCATCTGTTGCAGAGCAAGTACCTTCGCAGGGTCAACACAAGGCTTCAGGAACGAAGGGACAACAGGGTGGTAAGCGACGTAGAGGACGATTGTTAGGCAGGGTGGCGATCGCGCTGGGCAAACTCGGATCCGGGTTGGGTGACAGTATCTCACAGATCAGTCGGCAGGGATTTAGAGGACACTCGATCTGGCTGCTATCCCTGGCTGCCGCCGCTTTTAGCTTCATCATCGGGCAAGGGCTAGGAGGGTTTTTAGGCGGCATACCGCGATCGCCCGGATTCTCCTTCTTTTCCTCTGGCCCCTGGCAACAAGCCTCCATCATTCGCCCCCAACTCTCTCCCCTGCCAGCCCCCAAGGAAACGTGGAAATGTGAAGTGGTGGTGGTTGGGGGATCGCTGGGAGGGATTGCCGCCGCGTCCCATGCCATGCAATCCGGGGCGACAACCTGCCTGATTGAACTTACACCCTGGCTGGGAGGACAGATCACCTCTCAGGGCGTTTCGGCGTTGGATGAATCGCAAATGTTGCGCTATGAAGAAACCCTGTCTCAAAGCTGGACAGAGTTCAAAGCGGCGATCGCCCAGCAACCCGTTCAACTCCCAGCCTGGACAAATTTGCCACCGGGACGCAAAGCCGCCGATGTCAATAGCTGTTGGGTAGGGATGTTATGTTTCCCACCCCAGGCTGGAGTGGTCGCCTCCCAGCAATTACTGCAGGCTGCATTGAAAAAGTCTCCCGCCAGCCGCTGGAGTACGTCTACAGCCTTCAAGGGGGCAGAATTTGATGCCACAGGCCAGGAAATCACAGCCATTTACGCCGTCCGTCGCATTCCGCGCAACCCCAATTACAAGCCTAAAGGTCGCTTTTCCAGCGAGATCTCCAACTGGTACTCCTGGGACAGTGACAGTGAATTTGAAAAAGTGCCAATTCGACTGCAACCGCCTGCAGGTCAGCGCTTACTGGTCATTGATGCCACGGATACAGCGGAACTGGTCGGTTGGGCTGGCATTCCGCACCGTCTGGGGTCTGATTCCCTGGCGACAACAGGTGAGATCAATGCATCCCGAAAAGATAATTCAGACTGTACCCAGGCGTTTACCTATCCCTTTATTCTGGCGATTCGGGATGATCAAGGAGCCAGTATCAAGGCGCTGGAACGGCTGGAATCGGAATATCCCAAGGAAGAGCACCGCAGCGATTATGATTTACAGGGCTTTCCGATGTTTTACGGACATAGCTTTTTCAACTATCGACGGATTGTCAGCACCGTTCCAGACGATCCCCGCACCGCAGATCCTCGTCCCGGTGATATGACAATGGTGAACTGGAACCGGGGCAATGATTGGACCTTTATGGATCCGCCCTTGATCCTCACCGCAGAGCAAATTGATCAATCTGGGCAGCGAAAGAACTGGATGGGTGGGTTATCGGCGGTAGCCCTGCGCCATGCGGAAAACCATGCCCTGCTGTTTGCCCACTGGTTGATCGAGAAGTATGGCAAGGAGAAACCCCTTTCTTATCTATCGGGGGAGGAATCGCTGCTGGGAACAGAATCGGGATTAAGCATGGTACCCTATATCCGGGAAGGACGACGATTGGCCGGTCGTAGGGCTTATGACCAGCGAGAATTCGCCATCCGGGAGGCAGATTTGCGAGTCGATATGCCAGGAGGACGAGATTTTAGTAAAACTGCGATCGCCCGCATTCACTACAGCATTGATATTCATGGTTGCCGCTATCGTTCTCCCGCTGAACTGGAAGGAGAAGCAGCTAGTGCGGGAACGTTAGAAAACAATGTCCGCCCGACGCTGGTTCCTTTGGAAGCCTTGATTCCTCAGGGGGTGAATAATTTGCTGATGGGTGGCAAAGGGATTGCTGTTACCCATATTGCTAACGGCATGACCCGCATTCATCAAAGCGAGTGGCATATTGGGGCGGCGGCTGGAGCGATCGCAGGCTGGATAGCCGTTCGTCCCCAGCTCCACCTGACTCCTGCTGATATTCCCAGAAAACGGTTAATGGCGCAAATTCGTCAGCATTTGACAAAACAGGGTCTGGGATTAGACTGGCACGATGAATCCCGTCCTGCAGCTAAACCTGGGTCGTCGCCAGCCCCCAATAAAGTCTCGGTACACAGACCGCCTGTAGAAGCACCTCACCTTTCTGCCTATGAGTCGGAGGATGCATCGGAGGAAGAGAATTGA
- a CDS encoding excalibur calcium-binding domain-containing protein yields the protein MKRFLLLLGLAIATLTTVMIVQIGQPSVVQAASNCDRSYPSVCIAPPPPDLDCKDTPYRNFKVLPPDPHRFDRDKDGIGCESKKK from the coding sequence ATGAAACGATTCTTGTTGCTCCTGGGTTTAGCGATCGCCACGTTGACCACTGTGATGATCGTGCAAATTGGGCAACCTTCAGTTGTACAGGCCGCCTCTAATTGCGATCGTTCCTATCCCAGCGTTTGCATTGCCCCTCCCCCTCCTGACCTGGACTGTAAGGACACTCCCTACCGCAATTTCAAAGTCCTGCCTCCGGATCCCCATCGCTTCGATCGGGATAAAGATGGCATTGGCTGCGAATCCAAGAAAAAATAA
- a CDS encoding alpha/beta fold hydrolase: protein MSSNASRRTLNLLDVQLSYLEWHRGEEPVLLLHGMADHAGVWQSLGEYLSDRYHVLAPDLRGHGDSSKPAAGYQSSDIIRDLAALMDAVGWPSAHVVAHSWSAKVAALWATRQPQRFRSLVLIDPFFIDRIPVWLTPTFPLLYRVLPFLKMMGPFESYQQAEHQARQLKQYRGWSELQQSVFQNALELKSDGRWGSKFVIQARDEIFADVMQVAGLTVPIDVPTLFVQPEKGLNRTNWQLQPYKTYLKSLNIVQVPGNHWCFLVEPEAFNQAIATFLDTFNPKSKI, encoded by the coding sequence ATGTCCAGCAATGCCTCCCGTCGAACTTTAAATCTGCTTGATGTGCAGTTGTCCTATTTGGAGTGGCACCGGGGAGAAGAACCTGTATTGTTGCTGCATGGCATGGCTGATCACGCGGGTGTGTGGCAGAGTTTAGGAGAGTATTTGAGCGATCGCTACCACGTTCTGGCTCCCGATCTGCGAGGACATGGGGACAGTAGTAAACCCGCTGCAGGCTATCAGTCCAGCGATATTATTCGAGATTTAGCAGCACTCATGGATGCCGTTGGTTGGCCGTCTGCTCATGTGGTGGCGCATTCCTGGTCAGCCAAGGTGGCTGCCTTGTGGGCAACTCGGCAACCGCAACGATTTCGCAGCTTGGTGCTGATTGATCCCTTTTTTATCGATCGCATCCCCGTCTGGCTCACCCCCACCTTTCCCCTGCTCTATCGCGTGCTGCCCTTTTTGAAGATGATGGGGCCATTTGAGAGTTATCAGCAGGCGGAACACCAGGCCCGTCAACTCAAGCAGTATCGGGGATGGAGTGAACTGCAACAGTCTGTATTTCAGAATGCGCTGGAACTAAAATCGGATGGGCGGTGGGGCAGTAAGTTTGTCATCCAGGCCAGAGACGAAATCTTTGCTGATGTGATGCAGGTGGCCGGACTGACCGTACCGATTGATGTTCCGACCCTGTTTGTACAACCAGAGAAAGGCCTGAATCGTACCAACTGGCAATTGCAGCCCTACAAAACCTACCTGAAAAGCTTGAATATCGTCCAGGTTCCTGGCAATCACTGGTGTTTTTTAGTGGAACCAGAGGCTTTTAATCAGGCGATCGCTACCTTCCTAGACACCTTCAACCCAAAATCCAAAATCTAA
- the hetL gene encoding heterocyst differentiation pentapeptide repeat protein HetL: MDGNEILKRYQMGERRFPKVNLQEADLTNICLNHADFSHSDLRQSRCGKSDFSHATFNAADLSEAIFWGTNLMQADLQHAQLREADLSGANLQQANLEQANLSKASLCGANLSHARLSHALLFEADFRASTDQQTNLSHAQLTGADLSYANLSEALLCHANLDAAKLCRAKLQQRNPQIPWVTDLTQASLRYADLSYADLTGAILRNADLTGADLTGTILTNADLTGAILPDGTLHCPSQ, encoded by the coding sequence ATGGATGGGAATGAAATCTTAAAGCGCTACCAGATGGGAGAACGCCGTTTTCCTAAAGTCAATTTACAGGAAGCAGATTTAACCAATATCTGCCTCAACCACGCCGATTTCAGCCACAGTGACTTACGCCAGTCCCGCTGTGGAAAAAGTGATTTCAGCCACGCCACATTCAATGCTGCAGACTTAAGTGAGGCAATCTTCTGGGGAACCAATTTGATGCAGGCCGATCTGCAGCACGCCCAATTACGCGAAGCCGACTTGAGTGGAGCAAATTTGCAGCAGGCGAATCTGGAACAGGCGAATTTGAGTAAAGCCAGTTTGTGTGGAGCCAACTTAAGCCATGCTCGGTTATCTCATGCCCTGCTATTTGAAGCGGATTTCCGTGCCAGTACGGATCAGCAAACAAATTTAAGCCATGCTCAATTAACCGGAGCCGACCTGAGTTATGCCAATTTAAGCGAAGCCCTGTTGTGTCATGCCAATCTGGATGCAGCCAAATTGTGTCGCGCCAAGCTACAGCAGCGAAATCCTCAGATTCCCTGGGTCACAGATTTAACTCAGGCCAGTTTACGCTATGCCGACTTGAGCTACGCAGATTTGACGGGAGCTATTCTGCGAAATGCTGATCTGACGGGAGCCGACCTCACCGGAACCATTCTGACCAATGCGGATTTAACTGGTGCAATCCTACCAGATGGCACGCTTCATTGCCCATCTCAGTAG
- a CDS encoding ABC transporter ATP-binding protein, with protein MIEVEHLSKVYGTTSAIEDVTFAVEPGEILGFLGPNGAGKTTTMRILSGYLPATSGTAKVAGYEVHDQSMAVRKRIGYLPETPPLYPEMTVEGFLHFVARIKGVSAGDRPRNVESALKKTSLTDKRNTLIRKLSKGYRQRVGIAQAIVHDPPVIILDEPTVGLDPRQIIEVRHLIKSLAGNHTVILSTHILPEVSMTCNRVAILNKGRIVATNTPEGLLAQLTRGFGYELEVAGDETMLHQTLQTIPSIQTIDPVDTELPPDRHKVRVMGESGTSLAGQEIAAAIVKAGLGLHEMRRIQASLEDVFLQLTTEEPPLPEESPETPPPNP; from the coding sequence ATGATCGAAGTTGAGCATTTGAGTAAGGTTTACGGCACCACCTCTGCGATTGAGGATGTGACCTTTGCCGTGGAACCCGGAGAAATTCTGGGTTTCCTGGGGCCAAACGGAGCCGGAAAAACCACAACCATGCGAATTTTGTCCGGCTATTTACCGGCTACTTCAGGAACGGCAAAGGTGGCAGGGTATGAAGTGCATGACCAGTCTATGGCGGTGCGAAAACGGATTGGGTACTTACCAGAAACGCCGCCGCTGTATCCAGAAATGACGGTGGAAGGATTTTTGCATTTCGTGGCCCGGATCAAGGGTGTAAGTGCGGGCGATCGTCCCCGGAATGTCGAGTCGGCCCTGAAGAAAACCAGCTTGACCGACAAGCGCAACACCCTGATTCGCAAATTATCCAAAGGTTATCGGCAGCGGGTGGGCATTGCTCAGGCGATCGTTCACGATCCTCCGGTGATTATTCTGGATGAACCAACCGTCGGCCTGGATCCGCGTCAGATTATTGAAGTACGCCATTTGATCAAGAGTTTGGCGGGTAATCATACCGTCATTCTCTCCACCCACATCCTACCGGAAGTCAGTATGACCTGTAACCGGGTCGCCATCCTCAACAAAGGGCGGATTGTGGCCACCAACACTCCAGAGGGACTGCTGGCTCAACTCACCAGAGGTTTTGGCTACGAACTGGAAGTGGCGGGAGATGAAACCATGCTGCACCAAACGCTGCAAACTATTCCCAGCATCCAGACGATTGATCCAGTAGACACAGAGCTACCCCCCGATCGTCACAAAGTCCGAGTGATGGGAGAGTCAGGAACATCCCTGGCCGGCCAGGAGATTGCCGCTGCGATCGTCAAAGCAGGTTTAGGCTTACACGAAATGCGCCGCATTCAAGCCAGCCTGGAAGACGTATTCCTGCAACTCACCACCGAAGAACCCCCCCTCCCCGAAGAATCTCCCGAAACCCCACCCCCCAATCCCTAA